A single region of the Silene latifolia isolate original U9 population chromosome 8, ASM4854445v1, whole genome shotgun sequence genome encodes:
- the LOC141594379 gene encoding 1,4-dihydroxy-2-naphthoyl-CoA synthase, peroxisomal-like has protein sequence MSRLHIGPKKAREMWFLTRFYTASEAEKMGLINTFVPLKNLEKETVKWCREILRNSPTAIRVLKSALNAVDDGHA, from the exons ATGTCTCGTTTG CATATCGGACCCAAAAAGGCGCGTGAAATGTGGTTTCTTACCAGGTTCTACACAGCATCAGAAGCAGAAAAAATGGGGCTCATTAATACATTTGTACCT TTGAAGAATTTGGAGAAAGAGACGGTAAAATGGTGCAGGGAGATATTACGGAATAGTCCGACAGCAATCAGGGTACTCAAATCTGCTCTTAATGCTGTTGATGATGGTCATGCTTGA